In a single window of the Bufo bufo chromosome 5, aBufBuf1.1, whole genome shotgun sequence genome:
- the LOC121002277 gene encoding protein QNR-71-like, giving the protein MLPVVVEGLVVLCLVSSIQAGKRFQDVMEFGRKSGSRGPGNHINGWSPDTNSWNEKLYPAWKSGDTRWENCWKGGKVVALLTSDSPALIGSNITFAVNLQFPRCQKENEDGDIVYERGCGNVSSSFPDQYVYNWTKWIDFCNKGNCSFANSFPDGRPFPHPPRWRRHNFIYIFSTQGQYYGTIGRSSTTLSINTTNITAGTQMMEVKAFRRGSRNHYPVATASSIYVVTDQIPFYVNLTQKNDKNSSDSIFIKDSPIKFDIHIHDPSNYLKNSELTFDWDYGDGNGSSVSNNPVSSHIYTMLGSFRANLTIKAAIPGPCKPVTPTSIPTQLLPTTTSTFTTSNSTDNSTELPQFDTETLPLTTEMPNVTTVYTAIPYTTSTPGCFIYRYGYYSTKITVVDGILEVNIVEMTSIQVPTSQTEGSLVDFVVTCEGSLPTDACTVVSDASCMIPQDMVCDEVPSSDQCLLILRRAFEPGSYCVNITLSDGASLALASTLVFIDGGSKTQQTVSAVLVPLTLIALVAVVIGITLYRKYKEYKPIANASDGRSDQGIIVYFSQIKDVLFKKSNERDPLLKSKAAII; this is encoded by the exons ATGTTGCCTGTAGTAGTGGAAGGTCTGGTGGTGCTCTGCCTGGTCTCCAGCATTCAGGCAGGAAAAC GGTTTCAGGATGTAATGGAGTTTGGAAGGAAATCTGGCTCTAGAGGTCCCGGCAACCACATAAATGGCTGGTCTCCTGATACCAACTCGTGGAATGAGAAACTGTACCCTGCCTGGAAGTCTGGGGATACAAGATGGGAAAACTGCTGGAAAG GTGGCAAGGTTGTGGCATTGTTGACCAGTGACAGTCCTGCGCTGATAGGGTCAAACATCACTTTTGCTGTCAACCTGCAGTTTCCCAGATGTCAGAAGGAAAATGAAGATGGAGACATTGTCTATGAAAGAGGGTGTGGAAATG TTTCCTCCAGCTTCCCAGACCAATATGTGTATAACTGGACCAAGTGGATAGATTTCTGTAACAAAGGAAACTGCAGCTTTGCTAACAGCTTTCCAGATGGCAGACCATTTCCACATCCCCCTCGCTGGAGGCGACACAACTTCATTTACATTTTCTCCACTCAAG GCCAATATTACGGAACGATTGGGAGATCATCTACTACTTTGTCCATTAATACTACGAACATCACTGCTGGAACGCAAATGATGGAGGTCAAGGCTTTTAGAAGAGGTTCTCGGAACCACTACCCAGTTGCTACAGCAAGCAGCATTTATGTTGTAACTG ATCAAATTCCATTTTATGTGAACCTTACACAGAAGAATGACAAGAATTCCTCAGACAGCATCTTTATTAAAGATTCACCAATCAAATTTGACATCCACATCCATGATCCAAGCAATTATCTCAAGAATTCTGAATTGACATTTGATTGGGACTATGGTGATGGGAATGGGTCATCTGTTTCCAATAACCCTGTCTCTAGTCATATTTATACCATGCTTGGAAGCTTTAGGGCTAACTTGACCATCAAAGCTGCCATTCCTGGTCCATGTAAACCTGTTACACCCACTTCAATCCCTACACAACTTCTACCAACCACCACCAGTACTTTCACCACTTCCAATTCTACAG ATAACTCAACAGAACTACCACAGTTTGACACTGAAACTTTACCACTGACAACTGAAATGCCAAACGTTACCACTGTTTATACAGCCATTCCATACACCACTTCTACTCCTGGTTGCTTCATATATAGATATGGTTATTACAGCACTAAGATTACAGTTGTAG ATGGTATCCTTGAGGTGAACATTGTTGAAATGACAAGCATCCAAGTACCCACATCTCAGACCGAAGGCTCTCTTGTTGACTTTGTGGTGACTTGCGAAGGAAG TCTGCCTACAGATGCCTGCACGGTAGTCTCAGATGCTAGTTGCATgattccccaggacatggtttgtGATGAAGTTCCATCTTCTGATCAATGCTTGCTGATCCTAAGAAGAGCATTTGAGCCAGGATCTTACTGTGTAAATATCACACTAAGTGATGGTGCAAGTTTGGCTCTTGCTAGTACGCTGGTGTTTATAGATGGTG GTTCTAAAACGCAGCAGACTGTTTCCGCAGTACTTGTTCCCCTCACATTAATTGCACTTGTTGCTGTAGTGATTGGTATCACCCTTTACAG GAAATACAAGGAATATAAACCAATTGCAAATGCTTCAGATGGAAGAAGTGATCAAGGCATCATTGTGTACTTCAGTCAAATCAAAGATGTTCTCTTCAAAAAAAGCAATGAGCGTGATCCTCTTTTGAAAAGCAAGGCTGCAATAATATAA